The DNA window CCATCTACACCTGCAAAAAGTACTACATCCACATCACTTATCTGATACATCCTTTTAAGCTGGGATTCCAGTGCGAATTTTAAGAGGGATACGTCCTCAAGTTCTTCTTTTACCTTTTTTACCACATCTACCACACTCGATGATTATCCGGCTAATTCTTCCAGTTCACTAAGGTCTTCTATTTCAACAGTGTCGCCCTCTCCACCCTTATTTTCCTCATCTGATTTATCAAAGGATTCTGTTGTCTGCTGTGATGATTCGTTACTGGATTGTTCACTTTGACTGGAAGATGTGTTATCTTTATCAACATTTTCCGAACCTGATACATCATCTTTTTTGATTGCTTGTGTCAAACCATAGGTCTCAAACAGCATTTGGAGTGTTTCTTTGGGAGAGAATGAATATGACCAGTGTTTTTTCACATAACGTATTTTATCAAGAAACATCTCCGATGCACCAAGGTCAGAGGCAGTCTTAATAGCTTTATCAAACATGCCGTCGTATTTATTCGCGTCTTCTGGAGAGACTACAGGGGTTGTCTTTGCAACTACACCAATTCCGCGAACGAATATATAGGGGTACACTTCTTCTCCGTGCCTTGTTGCACGCATTTTGATGATTTCCAGTGAACGATTAAATGCTCCTCCTATAGGTCTGTAAGTTAAATGAACTGCACCGTCTGATAAATAAACAGGGATTAATACATCTTCACCTATAGTTTCCCCGGGTGCTGAATGTTCTTCAGTGGTTACAAGAACTGCTCCCAGTTGTTTGAGAGTATAAAAAAGCTTGGTTATAAGCTCACGTTGTTCCTTTTTATCACTGATAGACCAGATTAATGGTGTCAAAGGGTCGATAACAACTCTTGTCCTAACCGAATAATCTTTATTCGCCTCCACCAATGCAGGCAACTGTTCTTCTACCAGTTGTTTAAAATCTTCTCCTTTTGTATGGAAGAAGAACAGTTCTCTTTCATGGTATTTTTTCATATCAAAACCGAGTTTTTCGGCTTCTTCAAGAATCTGTTCAGGTGGTTCTTCCAGGCTTACATATAAAGCATTTTCACCATTTTCCAGACCATACATGATGTACTGCATTGCAAAAGTTGATTTACCTGTTCCACTTGATCCCACTACAAGCAGTGTTGTGTTGTCACGCAATCCTCCTTCTATTACCCTGTCAAGACCTGCAATCCCTGTGGGTATTCTGTCTTCATCCATATTTGTCACCAAAACTTTTAGCTTTCTGAATCAGATTCGTGAACAACTTCGCCTTTTTCAATCGAAAGAATAAGGTCTTCATCGTCATCAAAAGGATAAGCCTTCTCAATATAGATGGACTCGATGGATTCGCCCCTTATCATTACCAGATTACTAATGTGTTTCCAGCCGTTAACTGTCTTTTGTACTGCATCTTTTAATAATATATTAGTATAGCTGTAGTCCACTTTTTCACAATATCCCCTGTAATGTGCATTATCTGTTATTACACGGATATAATTACCTAAAAAATTTGTAAGTGATTCACAAAAATCATCAGATATATTTTGAGTCATAAGCCATCTCCGTTTTTACTTTTGTTTTTTCTTCATTTTTTCAAAGAGCTCAGCAAAACTCTGGGTATCCTTGGATTCTTCTTTAGCTTCTTTGGATTTGTCACTTTCATTATCCTGTGTTTGTGTGTCAGATGATTGAGACTGGGACTGAGACTGAGACTGTTGAGTATCACTTTCATTTTGGACTTTTTGTGCCATTTCACCAAATGCAGCCCCAAAGGTCTTTTTCTTTGACGCGATTTCGGCAAGTTCTTCTTCCTTTTTCCAAGGTGGCTCAAACTCTTTTTCTTCTACATCTACATTACCAGCATATTGTAGATAGGCATCACCAATATCTGTGAGATTACCGTTTTCAATTAATTTGTATACAGTAAGTGTATCAATTCTTTGCTGTATATCCGCTTCATCAAGTTCTGATGGACGTTCACCATGTAATATTCTTTTATCATAACTGTCAAGCATTATCTGATATGCTGATATTGGTTGCAGGTCAACCTTGAATTTACAGAGTTTATCCCCATCCTTTACACATTCGATTTCCTCGACAGTGCATTCCAATTCAAGGTCTTCAGTAAAAAACCGGTGCAAAGCATCCGAAGTGGCTACACAGACTTTCTGGTTTTCAAGTGCCGGATACAGACTGCAAACCGGACAATTGGGAACTGCAAATATATAATGCATAGGTGCATAGGATACCAGTTGCATATCACCCAGTCCAATTTTTTTAAACAGGTTCATGTGGAACTTGTACAATGGGGTGGATTTTATTGAATTTATATCATGAGCCTTCAGAAACTTACGCGTTTCACTCCACGGTACTTTAGACTTTGGAAATTGGTCACTAATTTTTTCCTGTATCTTTAACATCTTGCCGAATGCACCCATTGATTCTGCAAAACTGCCCCCACCATCAATTGGTGGCGGACTCTGGGATTCATCATTCATAAATGGTGG is part of the Methanohalobium evestigatum Z-7303 genome and encodes:
- a CDS encoding RAD55 family ATPase encodes the protein MDEDRIPTGIAGLDRVIEGGLRDNTTLLVVGSSGTGKSTFAMQYIMYGLENGENALYVSLEEPPEQILEEAEKLGFDMKKYHERELFFFHTKGEDFKQLVEEQLPALVEANKDYSVRTRVVIDPLTPLIWSISDKKEQRELITKLFYTLKQLGAVLVTTEEHSAPGETIGEDVLIPVYLSDGAVHLTYRPIGGAFNRSLEIIKMRATRHGEEVYPYIFVRGIGVVAKTTPVVSPEDANKYDGMFDKAIKTASDLGASEMFLDKIRYVKKHWSYSFSPKETLQMLFETYGLTQAIKKDDVSGSENVDKDNTSSSQSEQSSNESSQQTTESFDKSDEENKGGEGDTVEIEDLSELEELAG
- a CDS encoding LSm family protein; translation: MTQNISDDFCESLTNFLGNYIRVITDNAHYRGYCEKVDYSYTNILLKDAVQKTVNGWKHISNLVMIRGESIESIYIEKAYPFDDDEDLILSIEKGEVVHESDSES
- a CDS encoding V4R domain-containing protein gives rise to the protein MSDDLPPFMNDESQSPPPIDGGGSFAESMGAFGKMLKIQEKISDQFPKSKVPWSETRKFLKAHDINSIKSTPLYKFHMNLFKKIGLGDMQLVSYAPMHYIFAVPNCPVCSLYPALENQKVCVATSDALHRFFTEDLELECTVEEIECVKDGDKLCKFKVDLQPISAYQIMLDSYDKRILHGERPSELDEADIQQRIDTLTVYKLIENGNLTDIGDAYLQYAGNVDVEEKEFEPPWKKEEELAEIASKKKTFGAAFGEMAQKVQNESDTQQSQSQSQSQSSDTQTQDNESDKSKEAKEESKDTQSFAELFEKMKKKQK